Proteins encoded within one genomic window of Carassius gibelio isolate Cgi1373 ecotype wild population from Czech Republic chromosome A4, carGib1.2-hapl.c, whole genome shotgun sequence:
- the LOC127980656 gene encoding c-Myc-binding protein isoform X1, whose amino-acid sequence MAHYRVSESKREQFRRYLEKAGVLESLTNGKNIRSIHRMREHLLFCVTDFIFCFSVLVALYEENEKPNNALDFIKHQLGVGPEAEDAESLRLELNTLQQKYDQLMEENKELRSRLLQYEPAQAGGTE is encoded by the exons ATGGCGCATTACAGA GTGTCCGAGTCGAAGCGAGAGCAGTTTAGGAGATATCTGGAAAAGGCCGGAGTTCTGGAAAGCCTCACTAACGGTAAGAACATCAGATCGATCCACCGAATGAGAGAACATCTGCTCTTCTGTGTGACTGACTTCATCTTCTGCTTCTCAGTCCTGGTGGCTCTGTACGAGGAGAACGAGAAACCCAACAATGCCTTGGA CTTCATCAAGCATCAGCTGGGCGTCGGACCCGAGGCAGAAGATGCCGAGAGTCTGCGGCTGGAGCTGAACACTTTACAGCAGAAATATGATCAGCTGATGGAGGAGAACAAAGAGCTGAGGAGCAGG CTGCTGCAGTACGAGCCGGCGCAGGCCGGGGGAACAGAATAA
- the LOC127980656 gene encoding c-Myc-binding protein isoform X2, with protein MAHYRVSESKREQFRRYLEKAGVLESLTNVLVALYEENEKPNNALDFIKHQLGVGPEAEDAESLRLELNTLQQKYDQLMEENKELRSRLLQYEPAQAGGTE; from the exons ATGGCGCATTACAGA GTGTCCGAGTCGAAGCGAGAGCAGTTTAGGAGATATCTGGAAAAGGCCGGAGTTCTGGAAAGCCTCACTAACG TCCTGGTGGCTCTGTACGAGGAGAACGAGAAACCCAACAATGCCTTGGA CTTCATCAAGCATCAGCTGGGCGTCGGACCCGAGGCAGAAGATGCCGAGAGTCTGCGGCTGGAGCTGAACACTTTACAGCAGAAATATGATCAGCTGATGGAGGAGAACAAAGAGCTGAGGAGCAGG CTGCTGCAGTACGAGCCGGCGCAGGCCGGGGGAACAGAATAA